Proteins from one Panthera leo isolate Ple1 chromosome D1, P.leo_Ple1_pat1.1, whole genome shotgun sequence genomic window:
- the LOC122200190 gene encoding olfactory receptor 5AN1-like yields the protein MVGGGNITEVTYFILLGFSDFPRILAVLFVVLLLIYIMTLTWNLCLIILIRMDSHLHTPMYFFLSNLSFMDICYVTSTAPKMLSSFFQEQQTITFVGCAIQYFVFSIMGLSESCLMTAMAYDRYAAICNPLLYSSVMSPTLCIRMVLGSYLAGLSGSVSQLCAILQLHFCGPNVINHFFCDMPQLLVLSCTDTFFVQLLTAILTVIFGITNAFIIMISYGYIVISIMKITSAKGRSKAFNTCASHLTAVSLFYTSGMFVYLSSSSGGSSSFDRFASVFYTVVIPMLNPLIYSLRNKEIKDALKRIQKKRCYC from the coding sequence ATGGTTGGGGGAGGAAATATTACAGAGGTCACTTATTTCATCCTTTTGGGATTCTCTGATTTCCCCAGAATCCTAGCAGTGCTCTTTGTTGTACTCCTGCTCATCTACATCATGACTCTGACTTGGAACTTGTGCCTCATCATCTTAATAAGGATGGACTCTCACCTCCAcacacccatgtacttcttcctcagtaATCTGTCCTTCATGGATATCTGCTATGTGACCTCCACAGCCCCCAAGATGCTCTCCAGCTTTTTCCAAGAGCAGCAAACTATCACGTTTGTGGGTTGCGCCATTCAATACTTTGTTTTTTCAATCATGGGACTGAGTGAGTCTTGTCTCATGACAGCCATGGCTTATGATCGATATGCCGCCATTTGTAATCCTCTTCTCTATTCATCAGTCATGTCACCCACCCTCTGTATTCGGATGGTGCTGGGGTCCTATCTGGCTGGACTCTCTGGTTCTGTATCCCAATTGTGTGCCATACTTCAGCTTCACTTCTGTGGGCCTAATGTCATCAACCACTTCTTCTGTGACATGCCCCAGTTGTTAGTCCTGTCTTGCACTGACACTTTCTTTGTGCAACTCTTGACTGCTATATTAACAGTGATCTTTGGGATAACAAATGCCTTCATCATCATGATATCCTATGGCTATATTGTCATCTCTATCATGAAGATCACTTCAGCTAAAGGCAGGTCCAAGGCTTTCAACACCTGTGCTTCTCATCTGACAGCAGTGTCCCTCTTCTATACCTCAGGTATGTTTGTCTATTTGAGTTCCAGCTCTGGTGGCTCCTCCAGTTTTGACAGATTTGCATCGGTTTTTTACACTGTGGTTATCCCCATGTTGAATCCCTTGATTTACAGTCTGAGGAACAAGGAAATCAAAGATGCCTTGAAGAGGATACAAAAGAAGAGATGTTACTGCTGA